The following is a genomic window from Verrucosispora sp. WMMD573.
AGCACGGATTTTATAAGCTGGATGATTCGCCACCGTTGGCATCCACTTGCGTGCGCTTCCGTAGCAGCCGCAGCCGCATTCGCCCCTCACGAGGTCGACGGCATCATCTACGGTTTACGTCGTGGTGACCACGGCACAGACAGAGCGAACCTTGCTCTTACATCTTACGCCACAGCGGCGCAGCGTTGGGCTGCTGCGCTCGAGCCGCCGAGGAATAAGACCGGATATACCTACTTTACATTGAATGCCCTAATAAATTTCGAGCGCCTTCCAATCGAGCGCAGATTCTCACCCCCGCGGACGCCAAAATTTTCCGAGACCGACGGTTTCGTGCCCTTGGCCATCCAACAGGGTCCAAAGAGATCAGGTGCCCGGAATACTACTACTCTTGTAACACAACCACAGACTGCCGGCTACGTCTTAAACCAGCGCAATCCGCTGGCACGGCCAGCGCTACCTAATGGGTGGAGCGAGGCTCCCAGGGATTATCAGGTCCCAATCTTTGGGCTCCCAGAAATCGCCTTGAGCGAAAGCACATTACAGCTCCTTCAGCTAGTCATTGCCGAGCGAGGACCAAGTCAAGTCAATGAGAGGCTAGAGCTTGATGTCGACTCACAGCTAGTACACCGCGAAGCGGCGATCGCGATTTCAGATACGGCGGCGAGCGACCACGTTTTATTTGTATACCTTGGCTCACTTCCCAGCTCGATTGCCGACGCCCTGCCGATAACTGTTACATCGCTTGCCGGCGACCGCCTGATCCCAGGAGGTGGTCCGATAATTAGTAGGTACAGGGCCGAGATGGCTACGGCTTTAGCTCAGGTCACCGACCACGCGATAGGCACAGGCGCAGGCGGGATCGTTATTTCTGCCAGCGATTGGTCGCGCATCGACCGTTCAATTCGGGAGCCATGGCGATTCGTTAGCACCAGCCGAGAGTACGTAGACGTCTCGATGGTTGAGGTCAAGTGGACGGAACCGCTTGGCCCTCACACCACCAGCCGCGAACTTTGGCCTTTTAATGGCGCGTCCAGAGGAATAGTGCCGATAGAAGGATTTAGGAACGGTAGCGACGACAGTTACTCAGTCAAGATTTCACTCTCAGACATGCGGTCACTAAAGGTGTTAGAACTCGATTCGATCCCTCGACCATCAAGTCTTCCGGCACTGACTCGACCGTCCCGCATTCGCGCCTATGTTCAATGGTCGACCGCAGCATATCTCAGCCTTTTCACGTTTGTGACCGTGTGCGCCGCCGCACTCATAGCCCTATCCTTGACTGTGGCGACCGGCGGAGTCTCCAGTTTCGACTACTCCACTCTCTCACTGATCGTGTCTCTGACCTCAGTAACGACGTCACCTTTTATTGCGTACTTGGCCACCGTAGGAAACCGCAAGGAATCGGGGCTATTGAGGTACCGTTCTGCGCTGGTGCGCGCAGCTGCAGTAGCAGGAATCACCCTGCTCTCGTCCGCCGCGTCCCTCCTTTCCGACTCACATTATGTAGCGGAATATGCTGCCGCGACGGTCAACCTGATTGTGGGAGGCTATCTAGTTCTCTCAGCAGGGCTGTCGATCGCTCTCCGACTACGCCTAAGGCCAAGGATCGATAGGTTCTATCACCACCAGCAAACCATATAAGCACAGACGGTCCATCGTTTTTTTCTGACGAAAGGTTTGCATTAGCCGTCCGCGGGTACCACTGCAAAATGCAGCATAACGTTAGCTCCCTTGACGCACCGCACGCTCGCCCTAATGGTCTAGGCAATCTGACGATCGAGGCACTGGGCGAGTTAAGTACGGCGTTGGAGACGATCCACCGTGTACGCGGTCACCTGTACTCCGCTCACCAGCTCGTCGGCGGCGCGGACCTGACCCTTGATCGTGTGGTCGAGCTGCTGCGGCAGGCGGGGCACGACGAGGTGGCCGACCGGGTAGAGCGGGAGTTGCTGGGTCGGAACGTCCTACCGGGCCGTTGGACCTTCCAGATCATGGAGGAGTTCGACGATGGCTACTACGCGGCGTTCCAAGAGGTTGAGCGGTACACCCGGGAGACGCTGGCCGGTGGTCGGCGGCACATCTATGAGGCGGAGATGAAGGAGCGTCGGCGTACCCCTGGGATGCCGGGACATGAAGCTACGCCGGAGGGGTGACCGGCAGCCCGTTCGGGAGCATCGAGGCCAGGGCCATGGCTCTGGCCTCGATGATCTTCATGCGGCCCTCGTACTCGATGGGTTCGCGGTGGGCTGCTTGGCTGGTGACTTGGCCGGGCCATTTGCGGTAGAGCAGGCCGTGTTCGCGGGTGAAGTAGCCCTCGCTGACCGCGCTCGCCGCGAGGAGGAGGCCGGTGTCTTCGGAGGCCGGGAGTGCCATCCAGCCGCCGAGGGCCAGGAGCAGATCCCGGCGGATGCAGAGGGTGGCGGGGTGGACCTGGGCGCGGTAGCCGTTGGCTTGCCAGAAGGCGAGGACGGCACCACGGCCGATGGGTCCGCCGTCCGGGTCCTTGTCCCATCCGATGGTGGAGCCGTCGGGCATCAGGTCCAGGACGCGGGAAGTCGTCCAACCAATGCTCGGATGCGCCTCGAAGGCGGCAATGTCCCGGGCGAGCGCGCCGGCCGTGAGTTGGTCGTCGGCGTCGAGCACCTTGACTAGGTCGCCGGTGACGCGGGAGAGCGCGAGGGTGCGGGCGACACCGGGGCCGCCGGGACGACCGCCGCCGATGCTGATGCGGGGGTCGTCCGGCAGCACCTGGGCCAGTGTTCCGGTCTGCCCGTCCTCCTGGACGAGCCATTGCCAGTCCCACCCGTCGGGCATGTCCTGCTTGACCAACGAGTCGTACGCGCCGGCCAGGTACTCGATGCTGGGCGTGTGGACCGGGGTGATGACCGAGACGAGCTGCGTCACGTTTTCCACCGTTGCAGTTTGTGGGAGTAAACCAGTTCCGTCCGGTCCCCCGGCATCACCACGTCGGCCACCTCGACGACCCGGCCGGCGGTGTCGATGGAGGTCTTGCGCACGGTCAGCACCGAGACGCCGGGGTCAATGTCGAGCAGTTCGGCCTCATCTGGTGACGGCGGACGTGCCCGGACCTCTTCGTCGATGCGGTCCAGCTCGACGCCGATCGTGTAGAGCTGGTGCTGTGAGCCGCCGGGCCAGGGCTCGTTGCTGGCGTCGAGCAGGTCCGGGTTCGCGGCCACCAGGTCATAGGGCAGGTACGAGTACGACATCGTCAGCGGCGCGTTCTCATGCCGCGACGACGTCCAGTACACCCGCCGCAGCAGCGACGTACCCGGCTCAACGTGCAAGGCCGCCGCCATGTCCGCGTCCGCCTCGACGCGGGTGTATTCGGCGTGGAACTTCAGGTCATCAACGGTCAGGCCGGTGTCATGCTCGGTCGCGCCGGTCTTGAGCCGCTCGTCCTGGTCGAGTAGGACCCGGTCCTTCTCCCACTGGTACCGCTCCGCGTTACGCCGCCGTACCCGCTGGCGGGGTGCCCGTACGTAGGTGCCGCGCCCCTGCTCCGCGCGGACCAGGCCCCACTCGCGGAGCTGGCGGATGGCGTTGCGGACACTCGTGCGCGACAGGCCCGACGTGTCGGCCAACTCCGTCTCGGACGGCATCAGCGTGCCGGGGGCAAGTTCCCCGCTCGTGATCTTGACCCGCAACTCTTCGGCGAGTTGCAGGTAACGAGGGCGCCAGTCCCGGCCATGCACACCGGTCACCGTACCCCCTAGACGTTCCAACGACTGCCAGGTGGTCCCACCCGCCGGCCGCTCCGGCACCGCATCCACTGCCACCTGCGGCCGACGCGAACGCTGAGCAGCGACCGGAGTACGGCGGGAGCTGCGGTCAGTGGCGGTCATCGTGTCCCTCCAATGGTTGTCCCTTGGTCATCACCCGCCACCGGGCGTAGGTCAGTTCGTAGATCAGCCGATCGAGCTGGACCCGCGACAGCAGCACGGAGCGCGTCGCCCCGGAGCGAGTCGCGTCGACCTTCACAACCGGGTCACGCCGCCGAAAGCGATCCAGGAGCAGTTGCAGACTCACCCAGCCGCCGCCCTCGCTACCGATCGTGGCCAGCAACCCCCGGTGCATCGGATCGTTCGGCCCGCAGCCCCGGCACCAGTCAGGACACGACGCCTCGTCTTCCGTGTTGGGAGTTTGGGCGTTGGTCGGGTCGTCACTGTCGCCCATGCTCGCCCTCCCCTGGACCGGCCGCTTGCGTCAGGAGCGAGCCGAGCTGGTCGACCAGGTGCTTCGTTTGCGGGAGGGTGAGTTCGGCCCAGCCGGCACCGGCCCGGCAGGAGGCGTGCACCACGACCGCCGGCGGTTCGTCGTCGGAGCCGATCAAGTACGACACGACCAGCCCGGACGACCGGACCTCACCCACCCGCAGCAGCACACCCCGATGGCGTCGCGCCATGTGCGCCAGCACGGGCGGCACCAGATGCCCGCACCGATCCGGCGCGCACCACGCGGGATGGCTCGCCACGGCGGGACGCCTGCTCGTCTGACTCATCGTGGCCACCGCCCACCATTGCCCCGGAAGATCTGCCCTCGGGTCAGCAGCGGCGCATGACGCAACGCCGGCAGCTCACGGGTCCGTTCCATGGCCCAGCGCAGCGGACCGGAATTGCAAGCCGGAGCGGAACCGTCGGAACGGCTACAGGCTGCGGATCGGGACTGCTCCGACTGTCGGCGGGACCGCCAGAACGAGAACCAGGGACGTCGACGATGAGAGCCAGGCATCGCACCTCCACGTGTAGGAGAGCCGGCGGCCGACCAGGGGGAATCAGCCGGCCACCGGCCCGACAGAGGGCACGGCGCACCGTCCGACACCGGACGGATCGGGTATCGCCGAGCCACCTTGTACGCGCGACTACCGCAACCGGCCCACCAGGACGCCGCGCCTCCGCACGACCAGACCGACGAAGCACCACCCCTGATACACGCCGTCATCACAGCCGCACACCCGGAAACGTACCTACAAGTAGACGACTTGTCCATACGTCGAAACGGCCACTTGGTTGGCACTTGGTAAGACAAGTGCCAGGTACGGTGAGTAGGTGCCCACCCCGCACTATGGACAGCCCCGCTACCGCGCCATCGCCGACGAACTGCGGCAGCGCATCGAGAGCGGCTCAATCCCGCCGGGCACCCTTCTGCCGCCCGAGGGGGTGCTCACGGCTGAATTCCGGGCAAGTCGCGGCACGATCCGCCAAGCCATAGCCGTTCTTCGCGAAGACGGATTAACCAGCACAGCGCATGGCAGAGGAACTTTCGTCAACGTCCGCCCGCAGCCTCCCGAGCTCAGCAAGCCCGGCGACCTTGAGACCAGGAAACGTGAGGTGGCCGCCGACGAAGAGCTAGCGACCTTGTTCGGCGTAGAGGCTGGAGAAGTGCTGATCATGCATGAAAACGTCACACGACGAAACGGAGAGGTTGAGGTTGTCGCCAGGACGTATCGGCTGCACAGGAGCCACCACTAGAAACCCGACTCCTGTTCTCCGCCGATCCTGCGGAGAAACGACTCCTTTGCGAGCATAAAGATAGCAACGTTACGACCGCCCTGGAGGGACGCATGAGCGCGAATGTAGGCACGCGACTTTCCACCGCAACACCCTATATCAAGGATCTAAACGTTCAGATACGGAAAGGAGAGATGAAGATACCCCAGTTCCAGCGCCCGTTCGTCTGGGGTGATGACCAAGCCATAGCACTGCTCGACAGTGTCGCCAACAACTACCCTCTCGGGAGTCTCCTCTTATGGCGCACGAGCGATAAACTCGCGACAGAGCGAAACATCGGGGAATTCGTCTTACCACAGACCGACGACATGTCACCCACCGACTACGTACTTGACGGCCAGCAGCGACTCACCGTCCTATATTCGGCCGTGGGAGCCGACCCGGATGCTCCCGGATTCTCCGCGTCGTACGACCTAGAGAAGGAGCGCTTCACTTCCACGCGTTCCGCAGTCGTCGGTCTACATATGTTCCCGATGCGATGGCTCTACCAGACAACCAAGCTCCTGAACTTCCGCACCGCTCTGCAGACGCACCCGAATGCAGCGAAATTACAAGAACGATTTGATGGCCTCGTTGAGGTTTTCACTGGATATCAGATTCCAGTTGTCACACTGAAGGACCTTACTGTCGAAGAAGTGTGCCCAATCTTCGAACGTATCAACAGCTCTGGGACCGCCCTCTCCATCTTCGACCTCATGGTTGCCGCAACATGGTCCAAGCGATTCGACCTGAATGAAACCGTCGAAGAAATCGCTGAAGCCTTGAAGCCGAAGAACTATGGTGAGATTAGTGGCACCAGAGTCCTTAAGTGCCTGGCCGCCGTAAGGAGCGACTCCACGAGCCGAGAAAGAATCTTGGCACTACGGCAACTACGTGAGAAGCCCGCCGATATGGATGGGCTGGTCGAAAAGACAAAGCGCGCAATCTTGCGGGCCGTCGATCAACTCATCACCGACTTCAAGCTTTACTCGATGGACTTCTTGCCATACGAGGCGCATCTTATAATCCTGACTTACATCTATGCAAATAATCCAACCCTAAACGCGGGGCAATTGAGGCGTGTGAGGCAATGGTTCTGGCGGACATCATTCTCGGAGCGATACCGAGGAGCTCCCGACGATTTCGTCACGCGCGACCTAGCTGCGATTCAAAGATTTGTTCTAGAAGGCGACGTACCAGCAGAGGCGTACGGCGCAGTGCCAGACACAGCAACTTTAAAGGGAATGATCTTCCGCAAAAACAATTCCCGATCACGGGCGTTCAGCTTGGCGCTAGCCAAACAGAATCCTCGCAACCTAACGAATGGCAACTCGATCGACACCGCCATCGCGCTCTCGATATACAATAAGAAGCAGTTCCATCACATCTTTCCCGAAGCCTTTTTGAGAAAGACCAAGCCCGAGGTCGAGCGTAACTACGTCCTAAACTTCTGCATGCTTGCAGCATCTGAGAATAACCTGATCAGCGACGCCGACCCACAGGTGTACCTCCCACAAGTCATCAGCGATTTAGGTACTGACGCCGCTCCAGTATTCAAATCCAATCTTATGCCGAAGCCACAGGATTTCGATTACAGCACCGCATCACTGGAATCGTTTATCGATGCAAGAGTCGGGATAGTGCAAGCAGCGATTGAATCTCTTTGCACCGGCCTTCATTGATTCGCGATCATATCCAAGTCGAGTAGAGGCAGTACCGAGAGCTGTGGGGTTAGCCGAAAGGTCTGACGAAGCACTCGCATCTCGGTTGCACTCTCCAACGCTTTGGCAGACAAGCTGACATCCGTGTAAGTAGTTCACCCAGCAGTTGCCGATTTCCTCTGTCTTGGATCAAGGCACCGCGCTCCGCGCGGTGCACGGCGGCAAGCCCGGCCGGCGGCAAGCCGCCCCGGCCGCCTACGGCGCCGGGGCGGTAAGCCACCGACAGCCGCCGGGACACCGCCCCACAGCCAGGGCTCAGCTCAGCGCGAGTTCGTCCGGGAAGCGCGCATGAAGCGCGGCGACCGCATGCCGCAGGCAGTAGTCCAGGCTGTGGCCGTCCACCCTGATCGACGCACCATCGAGCCGCTGACCCGAGATCACCACAGTCCAGGGCTTACGCTCCCGCTCCCCGTCAATCTTGACCAGCCCGACCAGACCCATCTCCCCCAGGTGCTCCAGCAGCTCCGGCACGCACTCATCCCACCTCATCCACGAATGGGACCACCGAGGCCGCCACGGAAGCCAGCGGATCGGCCTGGTCGTGCGTCGGGGCTTCCGGCTGCCGCGCCAGTCCAACCCCGGGACTGGCTTGCCACCGGATCACCGGGTCACGGCACCAGCTCCACCGCCGGGACGTCCCCGACTCTCCCCCACAGCCGCCGGCCCCACTTGGGAACCGTCGAGCACGAGCCCGGAGACGGCCCACGGCGGCACAGCTAGACCGACTTGAGACGAGGCCGACTGAGCCGGCGCTCAGGGCTTCTCCAGGGCGTCAGGGCGTCGTCAGGGCGTCAAACACCGGCCAAAGTTGACCAACGACGACCATCGACACCCGGACATAGGAACAGCTCAGAGCCTTGATCGGGGCTCTGAGCTGGTGGGCGACGGACGAGTCGACCTGTACGCCGGATTCTGTGCGCGGCGCGCACCTGGGTGCGTGCCGGCGGCGGCCATCCATCTCGGCCTGCCGTTGCCGACAGGCTCCTGCGGCCTACCCGCAGACATCGGGCGGGCCGCCCTCAAGCGTCTGCGCGGGCGTCATCCTGCGATGGCAGCCCTTTCTTGGCCTTGCTCCGGGTGGGGTTTACCGAGCCATCCCGGTCGCCCGGGATGCTGGTGGGCTCTTACCCCACCGTTTCACCCTTACCGTCCCCGATGGGGCCGGCGGTCTGTTTTCTGTGGCACTGTCCCGCGGGTCGCCCCGGGTTGCCGTTAGCAACCACCCTGCCCTGTGGAGTCCGGACGTTCCTCGGCGGCGGACCGCAGCCCGCCGACGCGACCGCCCGGTCGACTCGTCCGTCGCGCACCCATCCTAACGACACCGGGTCCGCGACTATTGCCGCGCCTAGGCCAGCAAGGCTCGCACAGGTCCCCTTGCGGGCAGCCGGCGATCGTGGCAGTGGAGGTGGTTCCTGGCCGGCATGTCGGCCAGCTTCGCTGCCACGATCGCGTTTGAGGCGGGCTCGGGCGTGGCCGCGGCTCAGGGAGGGGTGTACGGATAATGGGGTGGTGACGATGCCGCCGTTTCCTGAACCGACTGCGCCGGCCGACGGGCGGGCCGAGGTGTTCCTGCGCTACCTCGATTATTTTCGGGACGGCGTACTGGCGAGGGCGGCCGGGCTGACCGAGGAGGAGCGGCGGGACAGCCGGCTGCCGTCCGGTTGGACCCCGCTGGAGTTGCTCAAGCACCTGCGCCACGTGGAGCTTCGCTGGATCGAGTGGGGGTTCCAGGGGCGCGACGTCGCGGACCCGTGGGGCGATCACCGAGGCGACCGGTGGTACGTCGCGCCGGAGGAGAGCTTCGCGGAGCTGGCGGCCGCGCTGCGGGCTCAGGGCGCTCACACCCGGGCGGTGGTCGAGGGCACCGATCTGGCCGCACGGGGAGCGCCGGGGCCGCGGTGGGCGGGCGCGGATCCGGCGTCGTTGGAGCGGGTGATGTTCCACCTGGTGCAGGAGTATGCGCGCCACCTCGGTCACCTCGACATCGTGACCGAGTTGGCCGGTGGCCCGGTCGGCGAGTAGCCGGGGAGGGCAACCGGCGCAGGAGCCGGACCGCTAGCCTGCGGATCGTGGAACTCGCCGAAGCCGCGTTACTGCTCGCCGCCGGACTCGCCGCGGGTACGGTCAACGCGGTGGCCGGCGGTGGTTCGCTGATCACGTTTCCGGCGTTGCTCGCGATCGGGTTGCCGCCGGTGCCGGCGAACGTCACCAACTCGCTGTCGGTCGCTCCCGGGTATCTGGCCGCAGTGGCGGGCAGCCGGGTGGATCTGCCCCGGTCGCGGCTGCTGGTCGCGTTGGTGCCCACCACCGTGGTCGGGGCGCTGGTCGGTGCGGGGCTGCTCCTGGTCACCCCGGCACGGGCGTTCGAGCTGGTCGTACCGTTCCTGGTGCTGGGGGCGACCGCGCTGCTGGCGTTCCAGGACCCGCTGCGCCGGCTGGTCGGCCACCCGCGTGACCTGACGCCGCGCCGCCGGGCCGTGACCGTTCAGGTGGTGGTGGCGCTGGCCGCGGTGTACGGCGGCTACTTCGGCGCCGCCGTCGGGGTCATGCTGGTCGCCGGGTTGGCCCTGGTGCTGGACGCGACACTGGCCCGGGTGAGCGCGATCAAGAATCTGCTGTCCGCCGTGATCGGCCTGACCACTGTGGTCGTCTTCGCCATCGCCGGCCCGGTCAACTGGGCCGGTGTCGCGGTGGTCGCCCCCGCCACGCTTGTCGGCGGGTACGCCGGCGCCCGCCTGGTCCGCCGGCTTCCCTCGGTGGTCCTGAAGACCATCATCGTCGTCTTCGGCACCGTGATCGGCACCTATCTCCTCTGGCGCGTCCTCTCCTGAACCCGCGATCTTGCACTCCCTGACCCCGCAAATCGGGCATCAGTTACTTTTCGCCGACCAAAGGTGCAAGATCGACGAGGGCGGGGCTGGGCTGTCAGAGGTCGACGAGGTGGGCGGTTTCGTTTACCGAGCGGACGGCGACGCCGCCGTCGGGCCAGCGGTCCAGCACCGAGACGCCCGCCGCGTCGAGGTAGAGCCGGTGCAGGAAGGAGTCGGTGGCGGCGAGCGCGTCGCGCAGCATCAGCTTGATCGGCGAGACGTGCGAGACCACCACGACGGTCTGCCCGGGGTACGCGTCGAGCAGCCGTCGCACCACCCGGTCGCACCGTTCGGCGACGGCGGCGAACGACTCGCCGTCCGGCGGGGCGACCCGGGTGGAGGCGAGCCAGGCGTCGAGTTCACCGGCCCAGCCCTCGCGTACCTCGGCGAAGGTGCGCCCCTCCCAGGCGCCGAAGTCGCATTCGATGAGTTCGTCGTCGCGGCGTACCGGCAGGTCACCGACGGCGGCCGCGATCGCCTCGGCGGTCGCCGTGCACCGGGACAGCGGTGAGCTGACCACGGCCACGGCGTCCGGCGCGAGCGCGGCCACCCGCGCGGCCGTGGCCCGCACCTGGGCCTGGCCCTTGCCGCTGAGCGGGATGTCACCGCGACCGGAGTACCGGCCCTGCTCGGTGTACTCGGTCTCGCCGTGCCGGACCAGGACGAGCCGGGTGGCGGTGAAGCTGGGTCGGGGCTCCCAGGACACCGGCGCGCTGGTCAGGTCGGCACCCGGTGATTCGGCCCGGGCGGCGACCTCGGCGGCACCGCCACCGGCGGGTTCCGGGCCACCGAGGCGACGCGGCGGCTCGACCACGCGGGGCGGCTCGACGGCCGGCGCGGCGACGCCGGACGAGGCGGCGGCGTCCATCGCGGCGTTGGCCAGGGCGTCGGCGTGGGTGTTGCGATCCCGGGGGATCCAGCTGAACCGTACGGCGGTGAACCGGCCGACCAGTTGGGCGGCCTCGGCGGCCAACGGGCGTAGACCAGGGTGCTTGATCTGCCAGCGACCGCACATCTGCTCGACGACCAGCTTGGAGTCCATCCGCACCTCGACCTCGTCGGCACCGAGTTCGGCGGCGGCGGCCAGGCCGGCGATCAGTCCGCGGTACTCGGCGACGTTGTTGGTGGCGGTGCCGATCGCCTCGTTCCGCTCGGCCAGCACCTCGCCGGTGGCCGGGTCGCGGAGCACCGCCCCGTACCCGG
Proteins encoded in this region:
- a CDS encoding GntR family transcriptional regulator, with the translated sequence MPTPHYGQPRYRAIADELRQRIESGSIPPGTLLPPEGVLTAEFRASRGTIRQAIAVLREDGLTSTAHGRGTFVNVRPQPPELSKPGDLETRKREVAADEELATLFGVEAGEVLIMHENVTRRNGEVEVVARTYRLHRSHH
- a CDS encoding glycosyltransferase — protein: MENVTQLVSVITPVHTPSIEYLAGAYDSLVKQDMPDGWDWQWLVQEDGQTGTLAQVLPDDPRISIGGGRPGGPGVARTLALSRVTGDLVKVLDADDQLTAGALARDIAAFEAHPSIGWTTSRVLDLMPDGSTIGWDKDPDGGPIGRGAVLAFWQANGYRAQVHPATLCIRRDLLLALGGWMALPASEDTGLLLAASAVSEGYFTREHGLLYRKWPGQVTSQAAHREPIEYEGRMKIIEARAMALASMLPNGLPVTPPA
- a CDS encoding GntR family transcriptional regulator; protein product: MTGVHGRDWRPRYLQLAEELRVKITSGELAPGTLMPSETELADTSGLSRTSVRNAIRQLREWGLVRAEQGRGTYVRAPRQRVRRRNAERYQWEKDRVLLDQDERLKTGATEHDTGLTVDDLKFHAEYTRVEADADMAAALHVEPGTSLLRRVYWTSSRHENAPLTMSYSYLPYDLVAANPDLLDASNEPWPGGSQHQLYTIGVELDRIDEEVRARPPSPDEAELLDIDPGVSVLTVRKTSIDTAGRVVEVADVVMPGDRTELVYSHKLQRWKT
- a CDS encoding DUF262 domain-containing protein → MSANVGTRLSTATPYIKDLNVQIRKGEMKIPQFQRPFVWGDDQAIALLDSVANNYPLGSLLLWRTSDKLATERNIGEFVLPQTDDMSPTDYVLDGQQRLTVLYSAVGADPDAPGFSASYDLEKERFTSTRSAVVGLHMFPMRWLYQTTKLLNFRTALQTHPNAAKLQERFDGLVEVFTGYQIPVVTLKDLTVEEVCPIFERINSSGTALSIFDLMVAATWSKRFDLNETVEEIAEALKPKNYGEISGTRVLKCLAAVRSDSTSRERILALRQLREKPADMDGLVEKTKRAILRAVDQLITDFKLYSMDFLPYEAHLIILTYIYANNPTLNAGQLRRVRQWFWRTSFSERYRGAPDDFVTRDLAAIQRFVLEGDVPAEAYGAVPDTATLKGMIFRKNNSRSRAFSLALAKQNPRNLTNGNSIDTAIALSIYNKKQFHHIFPEAFLRKTKPEVERNYVLNFCMLAASENNLISDADPQVYLPQVISDLGTDAAPVFKSNLMPKPQDFDYSTASLESFIDARVGIVQAAIESLCTGLH
- a CDS encoding sulfite exporter TauE/SafE family protein: MELAEAALLLAAGLAAGTVNAVAGGGSLITFPALLAIGLPPVPANVTNSLSVAPGYLAAVAGSRVDLPRSRLLVALVPTTVVGALVGAGLLLVTPARAFELVVPFLVLGATALLAFQDPLRRLVGHPRDLTPRRRAVTVQVVVALAAVYGGYFGAAVGVMLVAGLALVLDATLARVSAIKNLLSAVIGLTTVVVFAIAGPVNWAGVAVVAPATLVGGYAGARLVRRLPSVVLKTIIVVFGTVIGTYLLWRVLS
- a CDS encoding bifunctional RNase H/acid phosphatase, coding for MATRAVLVEADGGSRGNPGPAGYGAVLRDPATGEVLAERNEAIGTATNNVAEYRGLIAGLAAAAELGADEVEVRMDSKLVVEQMCGRWQIKHPGLRPLAAEAAQLVGRFTAVRFSWIPRDRNTHADALANAAMDAAASSGVAAPAVEPPRVVEPPRRLGGPEPAGGGAAEVAARAESPGADLTSAPVSWEPRPSFTATRLVLVRHGETEYTEQGRYSGRGDIPLSGKGQAQVRATAARVAALAPDAVAVVSSPLSRCTATAEAIAAAVGDLPVRRDDELIECDFGAWEGRTFAEVREGWAGELDAWLASTRVAPPDGESFAAVAERCDRVVRRLLDAYPGQTVVVVSHVSPIKLMLRDALAATDSFLHRLYLDAAGVSVLDRWPDGGVAVRSVNETAHLVDL
- a CDS encoding DinB family protein; protein product: MPPFPEPTAPADGRAEVFLRYLDYFRDGVLARAAGLTEEERRDSRLPSGWTPLELLKHLRHVELRWIEWGFQGRDVADPWGDHRGDRWYVAPEESFAELAAALRAQGAHTRAVVEGTDLAARGAPGPRWAGADPASLERVMFHLVQEYARHLGHLDIVTELAGGPVGE